Proteins encoded by one window of Nicotiana tabacum cultivar K326 chromosome 10, ASM71507v2, whole genome shotgun sequence:
- the LOC107784623 gene encoding protein LIGHT-DEPENDENT SHORT HYPOCOTYLS 10-like has translation MSNFDRGKELVEGSSRSPGDQPATLSRYESQKRRDWNTFGQYLRNQRPPVSISQCNSNHVLEFLRYLDQFGKTKVHLQGCIFYGQPEPPAPCTCPLRQAWGSLDALIGRLRAAYEENGGSPETNPFASGAIRVYLREVKECQSKARGIPYKKKKKKIGGTSDSKGDDDSTSSHHPFS, from the coding sequence ATGTCAAATTTTGATAGAGGGAAAGAATTGGTTGAGGGATCATCAAGATCCCCAGGCGATCAACCAGCCACACTGAGTCGATACGAGTCTCAAAAACGACGAGATTGGAACACTTTCGGTCAGTACTTGAGAAATCAAAGGCCACCAGTTTCCATATCCCAATGTAATAGCAACCATGTCCTAGAGTTTCTCCGATATCTAGACCAGTTCGGGAAAACTAAGGTTCACTTACAAGGTTGCATCTTTTATGGACAGCCCGAGCCACCAGCTCCCTGTACTTGTCCGTTAAGACAAGCGTGGGGAAGCCTTGACGCTCTCATAGGACGGCTTCGAGCCGCCTATGAAGAGAACGGCGGCTCGCCTGAGACAAATCCATTTGCCAGCGGTGCTATTCGGGTCTATCTAAGAGAAGTGAAAGAGTGTCAATCTAAGGCACGTGGCATTCCgtacaagaagaaaaagaagaagattggTGGTACCAGTGACAGCAAAGGAGATGATGATTCCACTTCTTCTCATCACCCATTTTCTTGA